One Brevibacillus choshinensis genomic window carries:
- a CDS encoding NADPH-dependent FMN reductase, producing MTKTIGIICGSLRKNSYNRIIAQALTEMDNSVEFRWIEINGLPLFNEDLEMGGDPESVTSFKSAIRDVDGIMIVSPEYNSGIPGVLKNALDWASRPAKSSVLSKKPVGIIGATPGGMGTAFAQMQTRQILEAMQAHVLPFQKVLISQVHEKIDSEQQELTDEKTKRYLQRYLQQFMNWIDHTPTLE from the coding sequence ATGACCAAAACCATTGGCATCATTTGTGGCAGTTTACGAAAGAATTCTTATAATCGCATCATTGCACAAGCATTGACTGAGATGGATAATTCGGTTGAGTTTCGCTGGATCGAGATTAACGGCCTTCCTTTATTTAACGAAGACCTCGAAATGGGCGGTGACCCAGAATCGGTAACCTCGTTTAAATCGGCGATTCGAGATGTCGATGGTATTATGATCGTAAGCCCCGAGTACAATTCCGGAATTCCGGGGGTTTTAAAGAACGCATTGGATTGGGCTTCAAGACCAGCGAAATCTTCGGTTCTCAGCAAAAAGCCAGTTGGCATAATCGGAGCAACCCCGGGGGGAATGGGCACCGCCTTTGCTCAAATGCAAACCAGGCAAATACTCGAAGCCATGCAAGCTCATGTGCTTCCGTTTCAAAAAGTACTCATTTCACAAGTACATGAAAAGATTGATTCCGAACAGCAGGAGCTTACGGATGAAAAAACAAAAAGGTATCTTCAGCGTTATTTGCAGCAATTTATGAACTGGATTGACCACACTCCTACGTTAGAGTAG